In Janthinobacterium sp. J1-1, a single genomic region encodes these proteins:
- the ubiD gene encoding 4-hydroxy-3-polyprenylbenzoate decarboxylase: protein MKYSDLRDFISQLQQMDELKAISTPVSPYLEMTEVCDRTLRAGGPALLFNHPTNHNMPVLANLFGTPRRVALGMGAEDVSELRKIGHVLARLKEPEPPKDFKDLLGLGSLVKSVWDMSPKELRGAKCQEIVWEGNDVDLARLPIQHCWPGDVAPLITWGLVITKGPNKKRQNLGIYRQQVLGRNKVIMRWLAHRGGALDFREHALQTRGKPYPIAVALGADPATILGAVTPVPDSLSEYQFAGLLRGSRTELVKAIGSELRVPASAEIVLEGHIYPDANHPSGYEHALEGPYGDHTGYYNEQDSFPVFTIDRITMRRDPIYHSTYTGKPPDEPAVLGLALNEVFVPLLQKQFSEITDFYLPPEGCSYRMAVVQIKKQYAGHAKRVMFGVWSFLRQFMYTKFIVVVDEDVNIRDWKEVIWAITTRVDPIRDTTLVDNTPIDYLDFASPISGLGSKMGIDATNKWPGETTREWGTVIAMTPEVKARVDGIWQELGL from the coding sequence ATGAAATATTCAGATTTGCGAGATTTTATTTCTCAGTTGCAACAAATGGACGAACTTAAGGCCATTTCGACGCCAGTTTCCCCCTATTTGGAGATGACGGAGGTCTGCGACCGCACTTTGCGCGCGGGCGGACCGGCCTTGCTGTTCAACCATCCGACCAACCATAACATGCCGGTGCTGGCCAATCTGTTCGGTACTCCACGCAGGGTGGCACTCGGCATGGGCGCCGAGGATGTCAGCGAATTGCGCAAGATCGGCCATGTGCTGGCGCGCCTGAAGGAGCCGGAGCCGCCTAAGGATTTCAAGGATCTGCTGGGCCTGGGTTCGCTGGTGAAATCGGTGTGGGACATGTCGCCGAAAGAACTGCGTGGCGCCAAGTGCCAGGAAATCGTCTGGGAAGGCAATGATGTCGACCTGGCGCGCCTGCCGATCCAGCATTGCTGGCCCGGCGATGTCGCGCCCCTGATAACCTGGGGCCTGGTGATCACCAAGGGTCCGAACAAGAAGCGCCAGAACCTGGGCATCTACCGCCAGCAGGTGTTGGGCCGTAACAAGGTCATTATGCGCTGGCTGGCGCACCGGGGCGGCGCGCTGGACTTCCGCGAACACGCGCTGCAGACCCGTGGCAAGCCGTATCCGATCGCCGTCGCGCTCGGCGCCGACCCCGCGACCATATTAGGAGCGGTGACGCCGGTGCCCGACAGCCTGTCCGAATACCAGTTCGCGGGCCTGCTGCGCGGCAGCCGCACGGAGCTGGTAAAAGCCATCGGCAGCGAACTGCGCGTGCCGGCCTCGGCCGAGATCGTGCTGGAAGGCCATATCTATCCTGACGCAAACCATCCGAGCGGCTACGAGCACGCGCTGGAAGGGCCGTATGGCGACCATACCGGCTACTATAATGAGCAGGACAGTTTTCCGGTATTTACCATCGACCGCATCACCATGCGGCGCGACCCGATCTACCACTCCACTTACACCGGCAAGCCGCCGGACGAGCCGGCCGTGCTGGGCCTGGCGCTGAACGAAGTGTTCGTGCCGCTGCTGCAAAAGCAGTTCAGCGAAATCACCGATTTCTATTTGCCGCCGGAAGGCTGCAGCTACCGCATGGCCGTGGTGCAGATCAAGAAGCAGTACGCGGGCCACGCCAAGCGCGTGATGTTCGGCGTGTGGAGCTTCCTGCGCCAGTTCATGTATACCAAGTTCATCGTGGTGGTCGACGAAGACGTCAATATCCGTGACTGGAAGGAGGTCATCTGGGCCATTACCACCCGCGTCGATCCGATCCGCGACACGACGCTGGTCGACAATACGCCGATCGACTACCTTGATTTTGCGTCGCCGATCAGCGGCCTGGGCAGCAAGATGGGCATCGATGCCACCAATAAATGGCCCGGTGAAACCACGCGCGAGT